One window from the genome of Thermus sediminis encodes:
- the moaA gene encoding GTP 3',8-cyclase MoaA, which translates to MRLLDNYGRVIKDVRISVTPRCNLHCLYCHPLGLDLYEPPGTLTVEDVDHFLEAASLLGLSAVRFTGGEPLVRKELPQMIAKAREKEGVEDVAITTNGLLFAKRAKELLEAGLTRVNISLDAITPEVFTRITRGGKVERVLEAVETALELGLHPVKLNAVVIRGMNEEEVVPLAGLSLERPLHVRFIEYMHLDNSDPEEYRRRFVPGKETRGRIEAVYGPLEPVPHDPSSPARVFRILGAQGTVGFINPVTEPFCSHCSRLRLTSDRRLRPCLLTDLEMDISWAFAAEEPVEALVDAILIATHRKPAFGNTLPTLRKRVMLGIGG; encoded by the coding sequence ATGCGCCTACTGGACAACTATGGCAGGGTTATCAAGGACGTTCGCATCTCGGTGACGCCCCGCTGCAACCTGCACTGCCTCTACTGCCATCCCCTGGGCCTTGATCTCTACGAACCCCCCGGCACCCTCACCGTGGAGGACGTGGACCACTTCCTCGAGGCCGCCTCCCTCCTGGGCCTTTCTGCGGTTCGCTTCACCGGCGGCGAACCCTTGGTGCGCAAGGAGCTCCCCCAGATGATCGCCAAGGCCCGGGAGAAGGAGGGCGTGGAGGACGTGGCCATCACCACCAACGGCCTCCTCTTCGCCAAAAGGGCCAAGGAGCTTCTGGAGGCGGGCCTCACCCGGGTGAACATCTCCCTGGACGCCATCACCCCCGAGGTCTTCACCCGCATCACCCGGGGCGGGAAGGTGGAGCGGGTGCTGGAGGCCGTGGAAACCGCCTTGGAGCTAGGCCTCCACCCGGTGAAGCTGAACGCCGTGGTCATCCGGGGTATGAACGAGGAGGAGGTGGTCCCCCTGGCAGGCCTCTCCTTGGAGCGCCCCCTGCACGTGCGTTTCATTGAGTACATGCACCTGGACAACTCCGACCCCGAGGAGTACCGCCGCCGCTTCGTGCCGGGAAAGGAAACCCGAGGGCGCATTGAGGCCGTCTACGGTCCCCTAGAGCCTGTCCCCCACGACCCCTCCTCTCCGGCCCGGGTCTTCCGCATTCTTGGGGCTCAAGGCACGGTGGGCTTCATCAACCCCGTCACCGAGCCCTTCTGCTCCCACTGCTCCAGGCTTCGCCTCACCTCGGACCGGAGGCTCAGGCCTTGCCTCCTCACCGACCTGGAGATGGACATCTCCTGGGCCTTCGCCGCCGAGGAACCCGTGGAGGCCCTGGTGGACGCCATCCTCATCGCCACCCACCGCAAGCCCGCCTTCGGCAACACCCTCCCCACCCTGCGCAAGCGGGTCATGCTGGGGATCGGCGGATAG